The genomic segment gtgtaGTAAACACCACCATCAGAGCATTAATTGCTGAGGCTGTTATGTGGCATCAGTCACTGTGTCAACTCCATTGGCAGTTTCTGTGCACAGAGTTCACTAAATTGCATCCAATTACAACTTTTGCTTTCTTCTCTATTATAGCATTGTCATCTTAACTTTTGGatttgttaatgtgtttttgttttaatggcTGCTGTTTAATGATCTCTGGAGATATTCTGTTGCCCCTTTCATGCATCTATTTGATGTGgcttaaattttatttaaatgttataattGCTTATATAAGAGCTTTTGACACATGTACATAGTCTTCAAGATTGCATACAAAATGCCTCATAGGTAGATACACATGCAGTGGATACACAGTGCAGAAGATACAAATGCAGAGACTAAATTGCAAGACTAATACACATTTCTGACGTGTTTCACAACCACTAAAGGATAACTTTTGCAGTGGGAAAAAATGGCTTCTAAAGAACCACTTATTGCATATTGCcatgtaagaaaaaaacagcaaacgtTTTCCTTAGTACCTGTGGGAAACACTTGCATCTTGTACTATTACATGCATCACCAGCTTCTTTGGTTTATTAAGGATTATCTTAGTTCTTAATGcatgattcatttttattgtttgtaaatatctTGGCTGAATCATCAGTGCTAATCTGTTCATTTTGACCAGGATTTAGGATTTTGCAGACCAATAGTTACAAATGCATTCATTGTTGGACATCTTCACTGTTTAGTCTTCTGATCTTTGATCAGGGTTTAACAAGCAGTTAAAGCATTAGCATTACAAAAATCATTCACTCAGTCTCTACTGGTATTTACAtgctctttaaatattttttgccCCAGCTCTTATGACCTCAGAGTTTGTTACATCTTGTTTTAAATGCTAAACACACAATCAGTCCTGGGTCTggtttttcaaaaacattataCCATACAGATTTTTGTAACATCAGTTAGTTTGGGGAAAGTAATCCATTGTAATTTTTTAATGTGGAGACTGGTTTGAATTTGTTTCCTTGCATGAAACGCAGTGATAATAAACTAGTCTCACTCACAAGGGCTTTAGATACTGACTCACTGAGTTGCTGAATGTCAGTCActgaaagatttatttttttattattattttctgccattttaCTTATTGTTGCAAAGCAACTTGCAGCCTCCCATCAGCCCGTGGGAGAAACACCGTATGAGTATAAAGGGAACCAAAATGTGTACCCAGTGCTGGCTCAGTGTCAAGTCTTATTTATGATCAGCAATCAGTAACAAGCCTCAGTTTCTCTGTTCTGGGCTCATTTTCTAAGGAAAAATATAATTGTTATTAACCACTGCTGACTCCTGATAGGGTAATGTAAACGTGCACATTATGTCGTACGCAAGTTGAGTTTGAACATGTTTAGATTGTTAAACTACTAATTGTGTTGAATAAAATAACAAGGCTGTAACGTTACAGTGACTAAGCTGTAAAACGGTTGAAACAATTTTCAAATGCTGTCTGAAACGGGTTACTAGGAGGGCAGGACGCTTAGACAGACTGGAGTGTTTGTTCTCCGATTATGACACACATTAACATAACGCTGGATCAGGAAGGacccatcattaatatttaaaaccaCACCCAAGTTGGAAAATCAACAGCATGGAGAAGTAGCTTTAATGGCAGAAGAACTCAGCCTGTGTGCACACCAGCGTTAGTATTTTAGCTCATAGCTGTAGGGGGTTGTGTTGAAATGGATGGTCATGTATGAGTCCCGATGGGAGTGTCGTTTGTCTTTTTCGTTTTGTTCACGCTGAACATGTTCATTGCTTGCACTCACCTGTTGATTTGGTTTTCATGACATGGGGCTATTCAAGCATtttgttgttggggtttttttttgttgctgtttgggCATGTGATTACTTTTGATGATTACTCCCAAGTTAGCTCATGTAAGATTAAGGTACACAATTTACTGCAACATaagtaagaatgtgtgtgtgtgtgggggtttgtttcttcttttttaatatattatactCCATTAAGGAATGCTTAGAACTATATTTCTCCGATGTGGATTTAGCTGTTAAAccctttttctttgttaaagaaTTCACTGTGTGAAAATTTGAATTGCATTTTTTGTATAATAcaattgcttttgtttttaaaatgacaaggGGGGATAACTGACTGGAAGTTTGAATTAGatggaaaaaaagtgaaaattatttaaaatgaagtgtAACTTAATGTGCTACAATGATTCTGTACTGGCAGGGATTGTGATTAAACGATATCTCAAACCGCTGCTTTTCTTGTgcttttttacatatttgtttaaaactgtttttaacattattagtGTAACTGGAATACATAACTGGGAGATCTACTGTTGTAATTGTATCTAGGAAACAATTAAGTTCTATGACCACATTAAGGGTTTCtgtatacatgtttaaaaaagaaatctgaGCAATTTCTGCCTTAGGAAAGAGATCAAAATCATGTGCTGGCAACTGTTGACCGTTGTAgaataatgtatataatttagTATATCAATCACAATATCAACTCCATATTTTTCCCCTTATGTCTATGCTGACTGCTAAGTCATGTGACCATAATGCAATGCCTGTTTCCTCCATATTCGGTGCGTGTGGAGCTTGTACCTAAACTCCTTCAAGcataaaggaaagaaaataccATTAAATTATGGATCTTGTCTGGAATGCTCCTTTAGGTTTTTAACTTGGGTTGTTGTAAGAAGGCACACATGCCTTTTCCACCACCTAaaatttatctatttatttatttatttatttttgaagtaTAACTAATATTTAAGCATGTATGTTCTACATAATAAACAACTCCATGAGTAGATTAGCAGGACAAAACTGATCAATAGCTCAAAGGTTGTGCTGAGCAAATGCTCCCATTGCGGTGTTCCATGGGCCACTGACCTGCTCCATAGTGAGCAGTAGCTACTGAGTTCACTTGATGCTCTTACAGCGACCAACACTACCCTACATTTGCTCTTTTAAAGAAAGATTTAAGATCACAGTAGGTAAGTGgagatcattttttaaatgatgagaAATAATTATGTTGGCATTGATGGGCTCCTGTTCGAagaaagggtggggggggggggttacgtTCACCCATATGATCTCATGGCTTGCATATAGTATGTATCTTGTTGCTTAATACATAtctgtttccttgttttctaaaaacagaaccccccccccccccccccccccaaagcaaTACGGtgttagatatagatatatataaataaaatatctatcTCACTGATATTTCAGGTGCCTTCTAGTGTTAAAGGGAAATGTTATTTGTAGGAGCATAAAACTAAACCTGGTCCAGTGGGCTTTACAATGCATTAAATATACCTTCTAATAGACGATTATATTCTCTTAATGAAATGTTAGTTCTCTGTTAAGGTATGAATGGAAccctaaaaaaaaatgttttttttaatcgcAAATAATCCACACCGTAttaccaaaaagaaaacaacaaaaaaaatgctttaagaAAAGATTTTGTGACAACTTTTCAGTAAAGTACATTTCTTAAGTGCACTGGAAATGTTCCAGTCACAAATCCATttttgaatttacattttttggcaTGGGGAGCAGCGATGAaaattctgtgtttttctggttttttttaCTCAAGCTCTCCTCCTGGACTAGAATGAATTGTCTGGTGTGCTTGGGAGGTCTGTGGATCCTGTCCATGGCCCTCGCCCACGCTACCATAGACATCTGCAGCGCTAAGCCCAAAGGCTTGCCCTTGCCCGTCTGCGTCTACCGCAACCCAAACGTACATGACGAAGCAAAACCATCATCTGAAACAGCTGAGCAGGTCCCGGACTCCACCAATCCTCGTGTGTGGGAGTTGTCCCAGGCCAACGGGCGCTTCGCGCTGTCCCTCTTCAAGCAGCTTGCTAAGGACAAGGGCGCTGAGGGCAACATTTTCATGTCCCCGCTTAGCATCTCCACAGCGTTCGCCATGACCAAGCTGGGGGCTTGTAACAGCACGCTGGAGCAGATCATGAAAGTAAGGCGTCAAAATGGTAATCTGTCTGAAATGACATTGATCAGGATCTGAGGTTGACTCCTGTCCTCTTTTAGGTGTTCGAGTTTGATACGATAAAGGAGAAGACATCAGACCAGGTTCACTTTTTTTTCGCCAAGCTAAACTGTCGCCTCTACCGTAAAAAGCACAACACAGTAGAACTGGTGTCTGCCAACCGACTGTTTGGAGAGAAGTCTTTGACTTTCAATGAGAACTATCAAAACATCAGTGAAATAGTCTATGGAGCCAAACTGCTGCCACTTCATTTCAAGGTTACTCTCTTTCGtcagtttatttctttataaaagCAACCATAAACCATTAGTCACGTTTCCCTATTTTAATCTCTTATAGGAAAAACCGGAAATGTCAAGGCAGAAGATCAACGCGTGGGTCTCCGAGAagacaaaaggcaaaataaatgaGACACTGCCAGAAGGCTCAATAGACTCCACTACCATACTGGTCTTGGTCAACACCATCTACTTCAAGGTAAACACATCAGGAGGCTCATCATAGTAAATGAAAATCCTTGAGACACTTTTTTCCCTGCTTTACATATTTTCTTGCAAAGTCATATCTAGTGGTTTGCATTATAGGgccagtggaaaaaaaagtttgataAAGCTGATGTCACCGAGTTACCATTCCATGTTAGTGAGAAAGAAAAGTGCCCAGTGCCCATGATGTACCAAGAGACCAAGTTTCAGTACCAAAGGTTCCCTGAGGATGGAGTGAAGGTCCTGGAGCTGCCCTACAATGGAGGAGGCATTTCAATGGTACTGGTGTTACcaactgaaaacacaaagcTGTCTGAGGTATGTTTCAACATCAGCAGTTGTCAGTCAAACTCCACATGcttttaaagtttttgttttttttccttaaaaacaaaaactttaaaagCATGTGGAGTTTGactgagatatatatagatatatatatatatatatatatatatatatatatatatatatatatatgtgtgtgtgtgtgtgtgtgtgtgtgtgtgtgtgtgtgtgtacacaaacaccaTTTAAAATATAACCATTTAATAAAGGTGGAGACACAACTCACTCTTAAGAAGCTCAGTGGCTGGTTGAATGCCACAACTGAGACCACGGTGGCAGTGCAAATCCCACGTTTCCGCATTGAGGACAGCTTCAGCCTCAAAGACAAGATGGAGGCTATGGGCCTTCATCACTTATTCAGTGCAGAGCACTCCAGCCTCCCAGGTGGGTCACCACTCATTGCTTTTGGAGCTCAGTATGGACCACTTTCACTGACTTCAGCCTTCTAAGAGTGTAGTCCAACCTCGCCATTCTCTGGCAATGCTGTTTCAGGCATGGTGGCGAACTTCACCAAAGGCCTCTATGTCTCTGAAGCCTACCACAAAGCTTTCCTTGAAGTAAGTTTGTTTCATTCCAAGTAGAAGAATATTCACGCTAACTGCATGCCAGGAAAACGGACAGAGTATGTAGTGAGATGTCAACTGACCTTGGCTGACCTTACAGGTGAACGAAGAAGGCAGCGAGGCAGCAGGCGCCACGGCTTTAGCGTTCCTCGGTCGCTCCCTCAATCTGAACCGTGAGAGCTTTGTAGCCAACCGACCTTTTCTGCTCTTCATCCGAGAGTTCACCATCAACGCCATCATCTTCGCTGGCCGTGTGGCCAACCCCTGTAAAAGCAGCTAAACGGAGTACCTTCCTTTCAGTAATAAccagggaggagggggaagacgaggaagaggaagaataCCTCCGAGGCAATATTTCCTACTTGCCCATTAGACAATATGGtgttcttgtttttcatttgttattatttacaaataaacaagaacaaTAAAGTTAATGCAAGTATGTAGTAGCTTTATCACAAAGTGGCACTTGATCAAAGGTCTTAaataaaaggggggggggggcgggggaaATCAGATTTCACAATAAAGTGCACCATTTTAGAGACAATACTAGGATTAAAACAGGTTTATTTTCCATGTTAGAAATTTGGGTTTAGCATCATCACACAATCTGGGCCTCttataatcaatcaatcagacATGTATAGAACATCGCAACAAATCCTTCACAGTTAACACCTAAAGTGCTTTTCCTATTAGGAGAATGGACACAAAAATCTGCCTGCTcgcaagaaaaaacaaaaaaacaaacaaacaaaaaaccaaaaaaccagtGGTTGTGAAAATAACCATTCACAttataaatcattaataatcaCACCTAACTCTGTACCATTTCAAAAGGGAATATAAGAGTCTTGTAAAAAATTTCAGTGATTTGTAATAATTTTCTTACATTCTATTACTTGCAGTTTTAACAATAttgttttcaataaatgttttacaatttaaatatgtgtgtaattGATATCTAATACCATAATCATTTTAACTTAATCCAGAgtaaaatacctttttttttttaaaaaatatgtttaattcatGTTTATGTAAAATTGTAATGTATGCTAAAATGTAACATGATCAACATCTTATAAGACATGTAAATAActttatacactatattgcTTTTTGGCCATAAACAATATAGCAAGACAATTATAAAGGTCATTATTTTGGCATATATTGGTGCAAATATAGATGACAGGAAAACGCTCTACTAAACAGGTTAATGTTTGGCCATCACAACAGACATGCAAATTAACAAATAACATTTCTACTGAGTTTGTATacattcccccccacccccccatcttCTTGATCAAAGactgaagcaaaaacaaagtcaagaaaaccctttttttttttttcagatactgTCACACATTTTCTAATTTAAATCTATAATGTTATAAAACTTTGCATTAGACTCTTTGTGTGTTCCCTGTACAAACTATTGTATTCTATAGGGACGATGAGACAAGACTGAACAACTCTGATATGGCTCAGTACTGTCATTCAGTGTTCccaagaagaaacaaacacaaaaaaatgagtATAGACATGCAACTGAAAACTCTTCACAAGCTTACTGTGATAACAGACTGAAGAACTGAGGTAAATGGAGTCGGTGAAATGTGGTTGTGGAGCTGGAGGCCATTTCCACACAGCTGCAGAAACCCTGTGGCCCTTATATGACCTTCCTATTAAAGGGCGTGTTCATCTCTTATGCTCTTAATTTAAATAACATAATCTCATCTTTTTCTTGAATTACACATTCAAAACTACAACAGGAGAGCATCTGTTCAGCTCCACAGCATTTTTTCAGGCTGATACCAGTGGTTAAAACACTCTGGCGGTCATTTCAATCAGCTTACTTTTGTGAAATCGGACTGTAGACACTACATGGTTTGTGTAACACTGTGGTATCCTATTACAGATTGCTTGTTCAGTCAATGCCATTTATCCGCAGTAGCTGTTTGATTATTAGAAACTTTAAATAGTACTATTATTTACATAACAACAATACATTTGTCCTATGTTAAAGCTTTGAAAGCAGACAAAAAGGCCAATGGATTAAAACTAACTAGACCAAGAAAGGTCTGGATTTCCTCAGAGCCCTGCCACACAATGACATGGATGAGTGAATGTGACATGAACAAACATGTAAGATCAgtgcttttgaggaaactggGCCAAAGCTTTTGACCATTTTTTGACAAGGCAGATTTGAACAAAGGGTTAATATACTGGACATGATGATTAGCCCTCATCCCCAAACCgtcctttttatttattcattgtttgtaaTTCTGATAACATGCTGCACAACACTTGGAATGCTTGTTTATAGACAGAGATcctttgcttttgctttgtattgaagaggaaaataaacacacaaacaaaaacacacatatctgATACAGAGATCTGTTGCCTTACCAATCACCTTCCTCTTACCAGTACGGGACTGGCCAATAGAACAGCAGACCCTTGTCCTTCTCCTAGACTTATCcgttataaacacacaaaaacatttacaggaaactAGATTTTCTTAGTTTGATAAAAGTCTGAACTC from the Electrophorus electricus isolate fEleEle1 chromosome 26, fEleEle1.pri, whole genome shotgun sequence genome contains:
- the serpinc1 gene encoding antithrombin-III; this translates as MNCLVCLGGLWILSMALAHATIDICSAKPKGLPLPVCVYRNPNVHDEAKPSSETAEQVPDSTNPRVWELSQANGRFALSLFKQLAKDKGAEGNIFMSPLSISTAFAMTKLGACNSTLEQIMKVFEFDTIKEKTSDQVHFFFAKLNCRLYRKKHNTVELVSANRLFGEKSLTFNENYQNISEIVYGAKLLPLHFKEKPEMSRQKINAWVSEKTKGKINETLPEGSIDSTTILVLVNTIYFKGQWKKKFDKADVTELPFHVSEKEKCPVPMMYQETKFQYQRFPEDGVKVLELPYNGGGISMVLVLPTENTKLSEVETQLTLKKLSGWLNATTETTVAVQIPRFRIEDSFSLKDKMEAMGLHHLFSAEHSSLPGMVANFTKGLYVSEAYHKAFLEVNEEGSEAAGATALAFLGRSLNLNRESFVANRPFLLFIREFTINAIIFAGRVANPCKSS